The proteins below are encoded in one region of Cumulibacter manganitolerans:
- a CDS encoding 16S rRNA (uracil(1498)-N(3))-methyltransferase, whose amino-acid sequence MARASAYLPVFFGPLPEQGDLVQLTGDDGAHAVRVRRTRVGEQLRIADTYGRYADCEVLSLEGRSLTARILRRGAEPEPAPRILVAQALPKGDRGALAVELMTEAGVDEIIPWQSATCVARWADAAKAEKGRAKWSATAREAAKQSRRARVPVIADAVDTAGLARLVGERTAGRLALVLHESTSAPIAEAVAPARLAEAAEVLLVVGPEGGITTDEIAALEAAGATSVRLGPEVLRTSTAGVVAATWVASRTARWS is encoded by the coding sequence ATGGCCCGCGCCTCGGCGTACCTGCCGGTCTTCTTCGGGCCGCTGCCCGAGCAGGGCGACCTGGTGCAGCTCACCGGTGACGACGGCGCCCACGCCGTCCGCGTGCGCCGCACGCGCGTCGGCGAGCAGCTGCGCATCGCCGACACGTATGGAAGGTACGCCGACTGCGAGGTCCTCTCGCTGGAGGGCAGATCGCTGACCGCCCGCATCCTGCGACGCGGCGCCGAGCCCGAGCCGGCGCCGCGCATCCTCGTCGCCCAGGCGCTGCCGAAGGGCGATCGCGGCGCGCTCGCGGTCGAGCTCATGACGGAGGCCGGTGTCGACGAGATCATCCCCTGGCAGTCCGCCACGTGCGTCGCACGGTGGGCCGACGCGGCGAAGGCCGAGAAGGGCCGCGCGAAGTGGTCCGCGACCGCCCGCGAGGCGGCGAAGCAGAGCCGCCGCGCCCGCGTCCCGGTGATCGCGGACGCCGTCGACACGGCGGGTCTGGCCAGGCTGGTCGGCGAGCGCACCGCCGGGCGGCTCGCGCTCGTGCTGCACGAGTCCACATCGGCGCCGATCGCCGAGGCGGTCGCGCCGGCCCGGCTGGCCGAGGCGGCCGAGGTGCTGCTCGTGGTCGGCCCGGAGGGCGGCATCACTACCGACGAGATCGCCGCGCTCGAGGCCGCCGGCGCGACCAGCGTCCGGCTGGGCCCCGAGGTGCTGCGCACGTCGACCGCCGGCGTCGTCGCCGCGACCTGGGTCGCCTCGCGCACCGCGCGCTGGAGCTGA
- a CDS encoding PhoH family protein, producing the protein MSSNQDSSTVNTTFDIPSSTPMVALLGVRDEYLRLIESAVSAQIDVRGNAITLSGQPGEVAFTQRVFDELLALLDSGHELSADVVRRSIGIMRQDSRQRPADVLSMNILSRRGRSIRPKTIGQKQYVDAIDAHTIVFGIGPAGTGKTYLAMAKAVQALQTKQVNRIILTRPAVEAGERLGFLPGTLSEKIDPYLRPLYDALHDMLDPESIPRLMEAGTIEVAPLAYMRGRTLNDAFIILDEAQNTTAEQMKMFLTRLGFGAKIVVTGDTTQIDLPGGQPSGLRIVRDILDGVDDITFCELTSQDVVRHRLVGDIVDAYARFDSRQPRDDRTRRHA; encoded by the coding sequence GTGTCGAGCAACCAGGACAGCTCCACCGTCAACACCACATTCGACATCCCCTCGAGCACACCGATGGTCGCGCTGCTCGGAGTGCGCGACGAGTACCTCCGGCTGATCGAATCGGCGGTGTCCGCGCAGATCGACGTCCGCGGCAACGCGATCACCCTGAGCGGGCAGCCGGGCGAGGTCGCCTTCACGCAGCGGGTGTTCGACGAGCTGCTCGCCCTGCTGGACTCCGGCCACGAGCTGAGCGCCGACGTCGTCCGCCGCAGCATCGGCATCATGCGCCAGGACTCCCGCCAGCGGCCCGCCGACGTGCTGAGCATGAACATCCTGAGCCGCCGCGGCCGGTCCATCCGCCCCAAGACGATCGGCCAGAAGCAGTACGTCGACGCCATCGACGCGCACACCATCGTGTTCGGGATCGGCCCCGCCGGCACCGGCAAGACGTACCTCGCGATGGCGAAGGCCGTGCAGGCGCTGCAGACCAAGCAGGTCAACCGCATCATCCTGACCCGCCCCGCCGTCGAGGCGGGGGAGCGGCTCGGCTTCCTGCCGGGCACCCTGTCGGAGAAGATCGATCCTTACCTGCGACCGCTGTACGACGCGCTGCACGACATGCTCGACCCGGAGTCCATCCCGCGGCTGATGGAGGCGGGGACCATCGAGGTCGCACCGCTGGCCTACATGCGCGGGCGCACCCTCAACGACGCGTTCATCATCCTCGACGAGGCGCAGAACACCACCGCCGAGCAGATGAAGATGTTCCTCACCCGGCTGGGCTTCGGCGCCAAGATCGTGGTCACCGGCGACACCACGCAGATCGACCTTCCCGGCGGCCAGCCGTCGGGCCTGCGGATCGTGCGCGACATCCTCGACGGGGTCGACGACATCACCTTCTGCGAGCTCACCAGCCAGGACGTCGTGCGGCACCGGCTGGTCGGCGACATCGTCGACGCCTACGCCCGCTTCGACTCCCGCCAGCCGCGCGACGACCGCACCCGGCGCCACGCATGA
- the ybeY gene encoding rRNA maturation RNase YbeY produces the protein MSVEITNESSIPVGEVRLSAIATFVLGELGINPQAELSVLIVDVPHMASLNERWMGEEGPTDVLAFPMDELAPAGRPGVSPADSTDEDDDDPALLGDIVLCPAVAISQAAAAGHSFEDELHMLTTHGILHLLGYDHMEPEEEREMFGLQASLLKRWRQETERSRG, from the coding sequence ATGAGCGTCGAGATCACCAACGAGTCGTCGATCCCGGTCGGCGAGGTGCGGCTGTCGGCCATCGCCACGTTCGTGCTCGGCGAGCTCGGCATCAACCCGCAGGCGGAGCTGTCGGTGCTGATCGTCGACGTCCCGCACATGGCCTCGCTCAACGAGCGCTGGATGGGCGAGGAGGGACCGACCGATGTCCTGGCCTTCCCGATGGACGAGCTGGCCCCGGCCGGCCGCCCGGGCGTGAGCCCGGCCGACTCCACCGACGAGGACGACGACGACCCGGCACTGCTCGGCGACATCGTGCTGTGCCCGGCGGTCGCCATCTCCCAGGCCGCGGCCGCGGGGCACTCGTTCGAGGACGAGCTGCACATGCTGACCACGCACGGGATCCTGCACCTGCTCGGCTACGACCACATGGAGCCCGAGGAAGAACGCGAGATGTTCGGGCTGCAGGCCTCGCTGCTGAAGAGATGGCGCCAGGAGACCGAACGCAGCCGTGGCTAG